The following proteins come from a genomic window of Leishmania major strain Friedlin complete genome, chromosome 17:
- a CDS encoding putative kinesin, with protein sequence MSTAVVSRPRVYVRIRPLNDREVRDGKGELACRGDTRQQDLLFLKKDETLEQQVRFDQVFDQRSNQQLVFDHIGPEILRTLFSGYNASVFAYGQTGSGKTYTMEGDKGGGVSGGASSEEQEGLIPRIIRGIFSSFKSNADITDALVEVSLVQIYQERIQDLLNHRKQVEIHMDRTSQYVARDATWRTVRSLEECMKLYGEACKMRATSATEMNLVSSRSHMILMLRMQWDEPALPGSHAQLNMIDLAGSERLSESGATGESMKETITINKSLSALGNVVVKLVEQAKKPNKRIHIPYKDSKLTYLLQSSLGGANLVHFMLAVSGSAMWRSETTSTIEFGKRALQLVLRPVRNAIDYTRLAEMEAMIERMRSHIESLEEELQLKRNFEAAGFLQLRQIAQSDDDPVQRRRRHETSTNHKHLKRQTELTRIMANLPETFDDLTSHCVLFPESKVTFRELGGLEKLIYFVEKCASNYYRASAAQTIASVIDEPGREVFASLGGLNALAVLLRVQEERCKEAACVALEAVCRGCVTNKRSLSTDVYAELVDLVYGYSNQQVQEAACAAVASIVDGYAEATRRFERLDVVPKLLETIRTCPAEVVNLTKAATNCVGRLAHGDKDMQQTIASLGGVDLLIDVLFSSSGDRDHQVPILASYALVNLCCSSHENLKMAMEHSRYGEVKFRLLEGLARAFGTNASREGFGRATAQETAGPFPYYGVTIQDEWTYASSGGRPIFSTFMDNPQFHLYVREETDIAFIIQDTLYEARMRKKRRNNSVYMGIAIFEGEPTLAKLGLKQLDFHGKMIEIGHYTSNCENVLHCTLPASDTPYMVVPFTSQKGRRTHFALSAFGNHPIELTSVPDQVGWVHTVLQGKWTEFTGRGGEAFDWRCNPQIRLKTKEACRVVFVLSYLSLDEQRAQLLQEEEEREGQNTRPRLHGRLFSNAFAAHKRYLKAIVPLPQGSTFVASNTFASNSYITTSANLDRSGDYAYIPFTEAPFQDTYRVSVYCDSDDVEIKPMQGQSSEWMCASLSGVWQGKPVSIDLDTIGKLVAVMYSPGAFVRPRLLSGSNQKRIAGIDSYWNTEATVEYDSDGQLTLQVEAMMRSGTPGAAAARGNTQSATNQVTQVPATDIKFDLFIFTDRKCTLTRVGFDASPSSWPCPTQSTSLALLAYPQLVEDVDAIGGDDEDNSDSLASELCRDDSDSISAAAQEARETELLRLLEKQEAANHILKLQLAQQARELEELRNGGASATTLSNSDGKRGSSVKPSGTKTPKRTLSATMDGYAGFSEEGHRSRKEVGGDGSAQATLRNPSSGNTSGSAETKGAAAKPPSTGLGQRDTNTNGAGAWGQKPLPLAGTTLPTNRSGMADNTASAAPSPQVKELVDYTLVKLIEMGKRAATSARLADKKEDRKWRAMLKDIEEVHQRLHDAFSIL encoded by the coding sequence ATGAGCACGGCGGTGGTATCGAGGCcacgtgtgtacgtgcgcatTCGCCCGCTCAACGACCGCGAGGTGCGTGATGGAAAGGGCGAGCTCGCCTGCCGCGGTGACACCCGTCAGCAGGACCTCTTGTTCCTGAAGAAGGATGAGACCctggagcagcaggtgcgcTTCGATCAGGTGTTTGACCAGCGCTCGAACCAGCAGCTCGTCTTCGACCACATCGGTCCCGAGATTCTGCGCACGCTGTTCAGCGGCTACAATGCCTCCGTCTTCGCCTACGGGCAGACCGGTAGCGGTAAGACATACACGATGGAGGGCGACAAGGGTGGCGGCGTAAGCGGTGGGGCCTCCtctgaggagcaggagggTCTCATACCTCGCATCATCCGCGGcatcttctcctccttcaaGTCCAACGCCGACATAACCGACGCGCTTGTTGAGGTGAGCCTCGTACAGATCTACCAGGAGCGCATCCAGGATCTGCTGAACCATCGCAAACAGGTGGAGATTCACATGGACCGCACCAGCCAGTACGTCGCCCGTGACGCGACCTGGCGGACCGTGCGCAGCCTCGAGGAATGCATGAAGCTGTACGGAGAGGCCTGTAAGATGCGCGCGACTTCGGCGACGGAGATGAACCTAGTGTCCTCGCGTAGCCACATGATTCTCATGCTGCGCATGCAGTGGGACgagccagcgctgccagggtcgcacgcgcagctgaaCATGATCGACTTGGCCGGCTCTGAGCGGCTGAGCGAGTCCGGCGCCACTGGTGAATCGATGAAGGAGACGATCACCATCAACAAGTCCCTCAGCGCACTGGGCAATGTCGTGGTGAAGCTGGTGGAGCAGGCGAAGAAGCCGAACAAACGCATACACATTCCGTACAAGGATAGCAAGCTTACCTACCTCTTGCAGTCCAGCTTGGGTGGGGCGAACCTGGTCCACTTCATGCTCGCAGTGTCGGGCAGCGCCATGTGGCGCAGCGAGACAACGTCGACCATCGAATTTGGTAAACGCGCCCTGCAGCTCGTCTTGCGGCCGGTGCGCAACGCCATCGACTACACGCGCCTCGCCGAAATGGAAGCGATGATCGAGCGCATGCGGTCCCACATCGAGTCGCTCgaagaggagctgcagctcaAGCGCAACTTTGAGGCCGCCGGAtttctgcagctgcgacagATTGCGCAGAGCGACGACGACcccgtgcagcggcggcggcggcacgaaACAAGCACAAATCATAAACACCTCAAGCGGCAGACGGAACTCACCCGCATCATGGCCAACCTGCCGGAGACGTTCGACGACTTGACGTCGCATTGCGTACTTTTCCCCGAGTCGAAGGTGACGTTCCGCGAGCTGGGTGGACTCGAAAAGCTCATCTACTTCGTGGAGAAGTGTGCCTCGAACTACTACCGTGCCAGTGCCGCGCAGACCATCGCCAGCGTGATCGACGAACCTGGGAGGGAGGTCTTCGCCAGCCTTGGCGGCCTCAATGCGTTGGCGGTGCTTCTGCGGGTTCAGGAGGAACGGTGTAAGGAGGCGGCATGCGTCGCCCTCGAGGCTgtgtgccgcggctgcgtgaCGAACAAGAGGAGCCTGTCCACCGACGTCTACGCGGAGCTCGTAGACCTTGTCTACGGGTACTCGAATCAGCaggtgcaggaggcggcgtgtgcgGCCGTTGCCTCCATCGTCGACGGCTACGCCGAGGCGACACGGCGCTTCGAAAGGCTTGACGTGGTTCCGAAACTGCTGGAGACGATCCGCACCTGCCCGGCCGAAGTGGTCAACCTCACCAAGGCGGCAACGAACTGCGTTGGCCGCCTGGCGCATGGCGATAAAGATATGCAGCAAACTATCGCCTCCCTTGGCGGCGTTGACTTGCTCATCGATGTCCTCTTCAGCTCCTCCGGCGACCGCGACCATCAGGTGCCGATTTTAGCTTCGTACGCGCTTGTCAACCTATGCTGCAGCAGTCACGAGAACCTCAAGATGGCGATGGAGCACAGCCGCTATGGCGAGGTAAAGTTCCGGCTGCTTGAGGGCCTTGCGCGCGCCTTCGGCACGAACGCGTCTCGCGAGGGCTTCGGCCGCGCCACGGCACAGGAGACGGCGGGGCCGTTTCCGTACTACGGCGTCACCATCCAGGACGAGTGGACGTACGCCTCGTCCGGCGGCCGACCCATCTTCTCCACCTTCATGGACAACCCACAGTTTCACCTCTACGTGCGTGAGGAGACAGACATCGCTTTCATCATTCAAGACACGCTCTACGAGGCCCGCATGCGCAAGAAGCGGCGCAACAACTCCGTCTACATGGGCATCGCTATTTTCGAGGGCGAGCCGACGCTGGCAAAGCTGGGGCTGAAGCAGCTCGACTTCCACGGCAAGATGATCGAGATCGGCCACTACACTTCCAACTGCGAGAACGTGCTGCATTGCACGCTGCCGGCCTCCGACACGCCGTATATGGTCGTCCCCTTCACGAGTCAGAAGGGCCGGCGCACGCACTTTGCCCTCTCCGCTTTTGGCAACCACCCGATCGAGCTGACGTCGGTGCCGGATCAGGTGGGATGGGTGCACACAGTGCTGCAGGGCAAGTGGACCGAGTTCACGggccgcggaggcgaggCCTTCGACTGGCGCTGCAACCCGCAGATTAGGCTGAAGACGAAGGAGGCCTGCCGCGTCGTCTTTGTCCTCTCGTACCTTTCGCTGGATGAGCAGCGGGCGCAGCTGCTacaggaagaggaagagagggaggggcagaatACCCGTCCGCGCCTGCACGGCCGCCTCTTCTCCAACGCCTTCGCGGCCCACAAGCGCTACCTCAAGGCGATCGTTCCGCTCCCCCAAGGCTCGACCTTCGTGGCCAGCAACACGTTCGCCAGCAACAGCTACATCACCACCTCGGCCAACCTCGACAGGAGCGGGGACTACGCCTACATCCCCTTCACCGAGGCTCCCTTCCAGGACACCTACCGCGTCTCCGTCTACTGCGACTCGGACGACGTGGAGATAAAACCAATGCAGGGGCAGTCCAGCGAGTGGATGTGCGCAAGCCTTTCCGGTGTGTGGCAGGGCAAGCCCGTCTCCATCGATCTCGATACGATCGGTAAGCTGGTGGCGGTCATGTACAGCCCCGGCGCCTTCGTGCGACCGCGTTTGCTGAGCGGTTCGAATCAGAAACGCATCGCCGGCATCGACTCCTACTGGAACACCGAGGCAACAGTGGAGTACGACAGTGATGGGCAGCTCACACTGCAGGTGGAGGCGATGATGCGTAGCGGGACGccaggcgccgccgcagcgcgtggcaaCACCCAGTCGGCCACGAACCAGGTGACGCAAGTGCCGGCGACGGATATCAAGTTCGACCTTTTTATCTTCACCGATAGAAAGTGCACCCTCACACGGGTCGGCTTCGACGCCTCACCCAGCTCGTGGCCGTGTCCGACGCAATCCACCTCTCTGGCCTTGCTAGCCTACCCGCAGCTCGTCGAAGACGTCGACGCCatcggcggcgatgacgaaGACAACAGCGACAGCCTCGCCAGCGAACTGTGTCGCGATGACTCAGACAGCAtctcggcagccgcgcaaGAGGCTCGTgagacggagctgctgcgatTATTGGAGAAGCAAGAGGCCGCGAATCACATCCTCAAGttgcagctggcgcagcaggcgcgtgagctggaggagctgcggaACGGCGGTGCCAGTGCGACCACCTTGTCAAACAGCGACGGGAAGCGTGGGAGCAGCGTGAAGCCGTCAGGGACCAAAACACCGAAAAGGACCCTGTCAGCCACGATGGACGGCTACGCGGGCTTCTCAGAGGAGGGACATCGGTCCAGGAAGGaggtcggcggcgacggcagcgcgcaggcCACGCTTCGCAATCCCAGTAGTGGTAATACTTCAGGCTCGGCCGAAACCAAGGGAGCAGCGGCCAAGCCGCCTTCTACCGGGCTGGGACAGCGAGACACCAACACGAACGGTGCTGGCGCGTGGGGCCAGAAGCCGTTGCCCCTCGCAGGGACGACGTTGCCGACGAACAGGTCGGGCATGGCCGACAACACCGCCTCGGCTGCACCGTCCCCGCAGGTGAAGGAGTTAGTGGACTACACGCTGGTGAAGCTGATCGAAATGGGCAAGCGTGCCGCTACCAGTGCTCGCTTGGCCGACAAGAAGGAGGACAGGAAGTGGAGGGCAATGCTGAAAGACATTGAGGAGGTGCATCAGCGACTGCACGATGCCTTTAGTATACTTTGA